The Crassostrea angulata isolate pt1a10 chromosome 1, ASM2561291v2, whole genome shotgun sequence nucleotide sequence TCCAGTCCCGTCGCAAGATTGATCGCGATACCTAGGGATTATCACCTGTAGAAAACACCTTTCTAAAACACACCTGAAATTTTTCGCAGGTCTTAGAGACAACTATGCCGTCCAATTCTGCCTCAGAGAAGGGTCGGGAGAACAAAATTTACCGCACCCCCAGCACCCCTCCCCCGGACGTTCAGTTGGAAAAGGAGAAAGGGTTCGTACTGGATTGTAGTGCTGTTAGCAGTATCTCAACGGATTACTCGAAAACCAACCCAAAGCTGGGTCCGGTCATCCCTCCCTACAACTCCCAAAAGGACAAACATGTAGACGAGTACTTTGAGTTCATTGGCGTGAACGAAACATTGGAGAAAACGGGGCAGGTGAGAATATACTTTTTTCTGCTTTTGCTCTGAAGATCGCATCTGTGTAAGTGAGGATCGATCTATGCTTCTACGGTGAGACTAAAAGCAATATTTACTATTGAGCTGGATCCTTTTGATGAATTCAAGTCAAAGCATTGGTTTTTTTGCTGTGCAATTCCAATAGACAGTGTTTTTGATATGATAAATGTAGGTCATTATTTGTTCTAGTTTTGGAACTTCATTGTTTCTGGTTTATTTACAAGTAAATCACAGGCATATTTTCTGTTAAATTATGCATGAGCAAACATATTCTTATTGTTTATTGATGTTCATCTCTCATATCTACATTAGCTCGCCCTTACTGACGTTTCTTGAAAAATGAAACTATGTTTCGTTATAAATGCAATTGATTAGAGCCATTATTTTAAAAGACCAACTTCTTTTGCTGTTCATGTTGAACATTTAGAATGAGTAGTTAAAAAACTCTCGCACGGATAGAAATATTACATTACTTGTAGCATTGTTATGTATAATATAAACTTTCCTATTATGCATACTTGACAATTTCTCTATAAGTACAACCAAAagttatgtaaaaataaataagaaaataaacttcTCAGCAGTCAATTGATACCATAAAATTCCATTAATCTCTTTAAACCTCGGGAAGAGGTAGtgtttgttgtgttttttaatATGAAGTGAAATATTAACTATTGATGACAAAATATAAgatttatagttttaatttattccttGTCAATCGATATGAGCACTGAAAAAGTCAGCATGGGGTTCCTGAATTTCTCTGCATTAAATGTCTCGCCACACATTACGGAGCATACTTTATTTCAGTTCAAGCACCCATATGTGGCAGAGTATTACCGAAACAAACACACTTGTCCGATATATTGAGTAGTGGAATATTCACTCAAGTCTCGCCACATATTGAAAACGATACATAATTCACATGTCATAACTGATAAGATTATCATTACACAGGTAATATCCAACCCCATGAGGCGATAAAACCGACCCTTGTATATCTtcgtatgtacatgtacgtgtatattAAAGTAAAACTTGGTGATAACTATATCGATAGGCTAACGATAAAAAAatctatgtaaaattaaatttacctCTTAGCTTTGATATAATTTTGATGATACTTAGATACACCCAAAACCTACCGTACAAAAAGATGTaacattattaaattttctCTCTGGACATTTTCCATGCGCTTAGTTAAAAGCAGTTAAAAAAGTTATGTTCTCATTAAGCCATGTATTGGGTGATCGTAAGCCATATCACTGCATACAAAGATCATTCATACTCTTtgttataaaacatttaaaatggaaagttCCTTTTGCGCAAATCAATGATTAAACTTTGGAAGCAGTGTGTCTCTGCTCAATCCCCCGGTATAATGTTTTAACGTGTTTTGCCGACACATGAATGaacagaaaaaacaaatcccatAATCAATACCCAACTCACTACTAAAAGGTTCGAATACAAACAGCTTTCTGCACAAACGTCGgtgttaaaaaatatgaaatgtgcAGTTAcagtataaagtatactataggaAGTATTTTGTTCTACTCCAGTTATGTAAATTtggtatttactgccacccggtaaactcaaaatttacaaaatgacattcagtataaaaataatattctgaCTCATTATATACTATTAGTGTGTTGAATATCTTTTTCAGACTGAGGGTGGTACTTCAATAGAGGGGCCGGTTGCAGACTATTTTAATGATAAAGGAACGGGTTTCCAGTATTTATCCCTCAGGAACCAATTCGGCGCAGGTATAtatagctctctctctctctctctctctctctctctctctctctctctctctctctctctctctctctctcttgtaatTTGTTATCTAAGAGCCATCAGTTATATTGACATGAAAATATCTCGatgttttatcatttgaaaagaaTACAATTACCTCGATCAGAAATACTATATTCGActgaaatatttaaactaaacatgtgtacatgtatgataaatgtACTTgctgtttatctttttttttcttcgaaatATTACATCGTTTTCCCTAAAGATGCATTGcttcattgtaaattttatcaTTCTAAAGGTCATTCTGGGGAAACGACTGATGGCCACGCCCAGTTCATGCAGGGGGTCCAGCCAGTCATTGGATACAACGGAAAGTTCGGATATCGTAGGAACACCCCATGGCTTAGGAAAGACCCTTCACCATTCGGGACTGGAAGTAGATCGGCCACTCATTAATGGTGGCGTGTTCGTTGAAATATATCCGTTTAAATATTATGTAcatgaaatacaaattttttatggaaaaaaaacaatcataTCACCATTTCATTGGAATACACTGTGCGTACATGAATTTATCATTCAGTTAGAAATATGTGATATACAGTACATGAACCCATTCTTTTTCCGTGTATGAGAATTTGTTGATACCTACTTTAGATTCATATTATTGTCAAGAAGTAAAACAAACTTGCTCATATTAACCAGTATTACATATGTTCTGTTGATAACACAGATTCGACTTAGTATTATTAGCGCGTTAAAAAATTATCGCTTTCCTTTGAGATATGAACAGTTGTGGGTTGAccaaatttttaacattaatagAGTAGAAAGTTTTAATATTGCTAGTTGAAATCCGTTTCCTATAAATTTAGTTTGAATTTATCTGTGTTGgtttttgttcatgttttgCAATAATAAAAGACaatgtttatatattcatttctgtGTCTTCATGAATACATTCTTATGTcagatatattaatatatatttaaaatctcAATATGCGATCTCGCAATTCTTTATCCATCGCCTTTATATTCAATGAGCGAAGGAGGGAAGTTGTGAGAAAGGAACCAAGCGTTCGAAACCCTCAGAATAACCTGCAATTTATAAatcgaaaatttaattttttctattctCTTGCGTTAAAAACTCGATGTAATATTCAAAGGATTGGCGTGTGTACACGACGATGTAATTGAATCTTTTAATAATTCATTATGGCTATGCATTTCTCGAAATCTTCCCACATaaagaataaattaaaacataacaTGAAAATATCACTTTAAGTATCAAGAAACCATATCGCCTTGTATTTACACGTGTACatgaatataaacatgtacatgtatgttgtgtgAATACCATCCACAAATAGTGAAGGTGCGGTTTTCGATATTTTTCATACAgtcttttttttctcaagtaaaataatttattatgtttcaaaatgttttttttttttgcatgtactTACCAGAGAATATATATTAAGTATACTGTGAGCATTTTATACAAGCACATATAATATGACTAAAAGGAAACAGAAATCACagtttattgtaaacaaatacatatgTATCACATGAATTGATGATTTCAAAGTTTGACATTGCACATCAGCATGTTTTAAGTTTTTAGTTGACATTTCTCTTACTTCTTCTTTCACATCTTGGACACTGGGCACCCCTTTTGGCAAAACAATGTCtgttaatacaaaaaataaatatgtcaaGTTAAAATTGTGATGACCATCAAATGTGctatattttaagaaattattCACATCAAACTTTCATAACAATTCAAAGTTAGATATTTTGCaacaatcatataaaaaaaaaaagcagaatAAAATGTACCAGGTAATTGACGTATACATAAATTTGTATGATGTAACGTCAACTAtatccatgcgcggatccagaaaaattttccaaggggggggtccgacggttatttgagtttgcagggggggggggtccgaggcatattttggtaattttataatgcaatttaaagaaatttgaatttgaatttgatgGGGAGGGGGGACACCCCTAACCCCCCCCCATAGAGCCGCGCTTATATATTCTGTATTCCTACATCTGTTTATATATTTGTACCAATAATGGCTTGCTATGATATAATACAATGATAAGACTTACCTGTGCAGGACATAAGAACACTGGGAACAGACCACTGCTATGCTATCAAAGGGGAATAATGTCTCTTTGTCATCACACAACTCACAGATAAAGCCCTTAGCCTGACATTTCTAAAGAGGAGGAATGAAAATACCATATATTAATATAGTAATATACCTTATATaatcacaaatattttttaaattgccaTTTTCCATGAAATTGAAAAGAGAAATTTTCTACTTATAGGTACATTTGTCTTAACAGAAGTCACCATTGGCCTACCCCTACATCTCTGATTCTGTTATACAGCTGAACTTCGTTATTTTGAACACTGATcactcgaatacaatggatatgtcaaagtgatttgtaattCCAAACCActtattttaaagctatttcaccctcaatatctcaaatacccagaatatctcaaagtttttaaacagtcccaacTAGTTTGAGATAAAGaagttttactgtaattattttaatgtgttacatgtactatgaaaaTAGATTTTCGACCACTAACTTGACAATCTGTTTTGATGTGCTGGGCCCATGTTGTGTGTATATTGGCCAGTTCGGGAAGGAGTGTATCTGATGTAATGTCGAGTAGATCCTGCATCGAGTATTTGTCCGAAGTCTCCACAAAGTGTTGTCGCTCGCTTAGCAGCAGAAGGAACTTCTTTTTCATGGCCTCTGTACACACTAACAGGTACTTCTTCATGATTAATAGCTCCTCCCGGAGTTTCTACAACATCATATCTTTATTTAACAGAAATTATGTATTCTCTGGTTTCTCTCATTtctataatttctttttaaaaactgtgtgtggtttaaaattctaataaaagttttataagtCAGTATAATAAGGATGTACAAGTAACATTTATTACATTATACATACATGGTAATACAAAACTAAACAAATCAGTTTATATCTATTACCACAATTACAACAATAGTTTATAGCATGTACAAGTGcgttataaaatacatgtatgtgaaaagACATTACTCTGAAATCATAATCATTCATAAGAGAAAATTTGCTGTTGATTTTGTGATGCAGCTGATGTCTTTGCAAATATGGTATGATAAAGTGCATAAGGCTTTAAAACTTGTTGCCAAAATGTGAGATTtcttattttcacaaatattttaataaaaaagaagataataaaccaaattttaatttttaacctaaaataaaaaatttcaattattcgTAAACCACAAAAAATACCCCTAGACACCTACAttctatgaaaatttaaaattacataacATGTGGTCATGATTTAATAAAATACCTTGACATCATTCAGTTCCTCCACAAAGTTGAATAACATTGGATTGACATCTTGTATCCTTATTACTGCTTTTAATGTCATCAGCTTCAGAAACTGCTTAGAGGCACGACtcacctacatgtacaaatggAGGCATTAACAACAAATACGcataattttgtgaaaaaattggATGATAGACTCTCGCTAATTTCTGCAGCATTGTATTGGATGTACAGGTTTAAATACATACACTCGTTCAAAATCAAACTTCTTTGTACATGTCCATTAAACTGTAAAAGAAATTCAATGAGTGATTACCTTTCTTGGTTCAAAATCCCAGTTATGAAGGACTCGTGATGGAACGACCATAGTGTTGTTCCAGTGACAGAGTTCACAGAAGTATTGCCCCGAGTAGTCACATAGGCGAGGCTCGCTAAATCCAGGctctattaaaaaattaaactaaggtttatattatttaacagagagaaaaaaaacaacaaaaatttgaGGAGTAGATACATATTTCAGTGACttaatatatcaattaaatttttgaatactAGCATATAAGACATTCAACATTCTAAAACCTACAGCTTCAAAATCAGAGCAACGTGTATATTGTAATCAAATCTAAAGACTCACTGAATGATATGGCTTTGCGGCACTCAGCACAGCGGTAGTTTTGAGCAGACAGGCCTCTGTTTGGACAGATTGAAAGGAAGTACTCTGGACTTTCCAGTACCTGTGGTGTTTaacaatattaatattaaaaatatagtacatgtactattgatTATTCATAATTTGGTTTGAATGAGTTAAGTGAAGTGAAGCATTGCTTGACTATTGAGGCATACTTCACAAAAAATGTCACTTGGCTGCATGCAGTCTGTAAAAACAAGTGTCTAATGCTTTACCTTTTGACTAGCACACATCCTGGTGATATTGTTCAGGCATTTATCATGACAGCTATAACCACACtctgaaaatcaaaagaagGTTACAGTTTAGTACACACATTTGtctcaataaaaattaataaaagattgtttatatatttttaaatgcagaTTTCAAAGTTACACATATATTTTGATGTGTGGATCATGTACCAGAGCAGCGGAACCACTTCTGTATGACTCCCAGAATCATAGCGTTACACTTCTCACAGTAGTACTTGGTGCTTCGGCTTTCTTGAGTCTGGAACTTATGTCCGACCACCAACTTCACGTCCACTGGAATCGGATCAGGTCCATCCTGTTTCAAGCACATGATGACACTAATGTAACATTCGCAAACagctttcttattatttttttgactTTTGCTAATTACTTGTAAAACATTTTCTGCAGACCATTCTCTTCAGAAAATAATCATGATCGTTTTGATATGGAAATACACACATTTCACACTAGCTTtcaaattgtaatttaattgaattaaatttcaatgaaCCTTTCTTTATTAACCAGTAAATTGCATTTTGTTATTTTCCTTTTGTTAAAATCTTATGTTTACAGTAATCTTTTAAGAATCAAGGTTTGAAGCTTTGTTTCTCCTATTTGCAACATTTAacaagcatacatgtatactttgaagataatcagacattttaatgcatttaaaaatatagtcATTTGCCCAATGGCATGCTGTAATTTATTTggatttgtatatacatgtaccttcaacTCTTGAAGTTTAAGCCTCAACTGTACCAGTTTCTGGACAAGATTTTTGTGTCGATCAGAGTGAGGCTGGGCTCGACCAATCAGttctttacaattttctatTGCCATTTCTAGTTCTTCTGTGTTACTTAATCCAAAGTGCCCCTATCAAAAAGGTACATGAAATACCGAGCATACATGTTAATATTGTCCAACTTTATAACAAGCACAAAACTGTTAAAAGATAGGAGAATTTccattgaattcataaaatttCCAGTTCTCCTTTTCATTCGTCTAAATAGATCAGATGGATCTATGCAACTTTTCACCACAACTACTGTATAAAACAGTGCTGTACATTTACCTCTGGATGAGAAAAGTGATCCTCAGCAAGTCCAAGGTCAGCATTTGTAACATCAGGATTGTCATCAGACACATTGGCCCAAGAACTGCCATTTGAAcctgtatatatattaatacacattgaagtttaacataaagataattttatttacttcaaaTCAACAGCAGGTTGTGTTGAAGGCTAGATGTCTTTAGTTTCTACAATGAATTCTACTAACAACCAACTAACAACCAGTTCTCGCCGGGTATCATTTCTTGCCAGTGCATTGCGACATCATTTTTCGTATGTGTATAAatttttatgtgttgataaaatcaGGGatgtatatacgtccctgataaaATGATGTCACAATCCATTGGCGAGAAATGTTCTCGATGAGAACTGGTCGCATGCCattactattttaaaaataaatggccATGAAAAAACATACTGGACTTGTATTCTTGTTCACTGCTAAGAGTGGGAATGCCATCATCTGTGTAGTGTTCCTCCTCCATGTGTAGATCTCGATCAAATGGATTGAACCGAACCTCAGAAAATACTCTCTTTAAATCTAATTTCTTCTGTGCCTCTTCCACAACCTCTCTAATGACTGGGTCTGGAGTCTCTAATGGAAAATTCACCTGTTCTTTAAAGTTGCAGGAGTTTTTCAAGGACACTGAGATACTGTCATCTTTATCACTGAGAGGTTCTGTGTCCTCTAACCCAGACAAGGGCGCAACCTCCTTGCTTAAGTCAATCTCCGTGATTGTGTAGTCTCTCTCCTCTTCTTCTGATGAGGTGAACTCCGACTCAGTGTCTGAAAGCGTTCTTACTTTATACCCTGATAACTTGACACTGGCTGTAGTGGACTCGATATGATGTACAAGACCACTCGACACTGA carries:
- the LOC128184802 gene encoding uncharacterized protein C17orf98-like, yielding MPSNSASEKGRENKIYRTPSTPPPDVQLEKEKGFVLDCSAVSSISTDYSKTNPKLGPVIPPYNSQKDKHVDEYFEFIGVNETLEKTGQTEGGTSIEGPVADYFNDKGTGFQYLSLRNQFGAGHSGETTDGHAQFMQGVQPVIGYNGKFGYRRNTPWLRKDPSPFGTGSRSATH
- the LOC128184177 gene encoding differentially expressed in FDCP 8 homolog A-like; this encodes MEEHDISTVRRASDLPVSTKSSVSSGLVHHIESTTASVKLSGYKVRTLSDTESEFTSSEEEERDYTITEIDLSKEVAPLSGLEDTEPLSDKDDSISVSLKNSCNFKEQVNFPLETPDPVIREVVEEAQKKLDLKRVFSEVRFNPFDRDLHMEEEHYTDDGIPTLSSEQEYKSSSNGSSWANVSDDNPDVTNADLGLAEDHFSHPEGHFGLSNTEELEMAIENCKELIGRAQPHSDRHKNLVQKLVQLRLKLQELKDGPDPIPVDVKLVVGHKFQTQESRSTKYYCEKCNAMILGVIQKWFRCSECGYSCHDKCLNNITRMCASQKVLESPEYFLSICPNRGLSAQNYRCAECRKAISFKPGFSEPRLCDYSGQYFCELCHWNNTMVVPSRVLHNWDFEPRKVSRASKQFLKLMTLKAVIRIQDVNPMLFNFVEELNDVKKLREELLIMKKYLLVCTEAMKKKFLLLLSERQHFVETSDKYSMQDLLDITSDTLLPELANIHTTWAQHIKTDCQKCQAKGFICELCDDKETLFPFDSIAVVCSQCSYVLHRHCFAKRGAQCPRCERRSKRNVN